In the Dioscorea cayenensis subsp. rotundata cultivar TDr96_F1 chromosome 12, TDr96_F1_v2_PseudoChromosome.rev07_lg8_w22 25.fasta, whole genome shotgun sequence genome, one interval contains:
- the LOC120273257 gene encoding uncharacterized protein At2g29880-like produces MASEGVASEGRHEARAKWNEMHKAYLVKLLGEYNTPAYRSQNGWTKEAWNKMVRDMITKFSNPSITTSQVKALEQDLKKTYKLLKGFSELSGFGWDYERHIVSAPDDVWAPLLERNRDARKWHTRPFPYFMALQEVYEGRYAEGKRSRGIEDYEDISQSPVHTPTPSVFTPNDSRQQSPTHETEDDDIMQVEPPSSQPRNPHTQSSSNEILRGLRDQDGHRRKRERKGKKPQETSFNMDKYIAFRERESKEYLEVLKGTQVVEKHTIEDCMKVFNEMSGIFTEEEMFKATQIFIKDKSYRELFLCLQEDHKVPWLKNDVL; encoded by the exons ATGGCAAGTGAAGGTGTGGCAAGTGAAGGAAGACATGAAGCTAGGGCAAAGTGGAATGAAATGCACAAGGCTTACCTAGTAAAGTTATTGGGTGAGTATAATACTCCTGCGTACCgttcacaaaatggatggacaAAAGAGGCATGGAACAAGATGGTACGTGACATGATAACCAAGTTTTCCAATCCAAGCATCACCACAAGCCAAGTCAAAGCATTAGAGCAAGActtgaaaaaaacatacaagCTTCTAAAAGGGTTTTCTGAATTAAGTGGGTTCGGATGGGATTATGAAAGACATATTGTGTCCGCTCCTGATGATGTCTGGGCACCACTACTAGAG aggAATAGAGATGCAAGGAAGTGGCATACTAGACCGTTTCCATATTTTATGGCATTGCAGGAGGTTTATGAGG GGAGGTATGCTGAAGGCAAACGATCTCGTGGtatagaagattatgaagatatcTCCCAATCACCAGTGCACACCCCAACTCCAAGTGTCTTTACTCCAAACGATTCAAGGCAACAATCACCTACACACGAGACTGAGGATGATGATATCATGCAAGTGGAACCGCCTAGTTCTCAACCACGGAATCCTCACACtcaaagttcaagcaatgaaattCTACGGggactaagagatcaagatggacacagaagaaaaagggaacgAAAAGGGAAAAAGCCGCAAGAAACATCATTCAATATGGATAAATACATTGCATTTCGAGAGCGCGAGAGCAAAGAATATCTTGAAGTTCTCAAGGGCACTCAAGTAGTGGAAAAACACACAATAGAAGATTGCATGAAGGTGTTTAATGAAATGAGTGGCATTTTCACTGAAGAAGAAATGTTCAAAGCTacccaaattttcattaaagataAGAGTTATCGTGAACTCTTCTTATGTCTTCAAGAAGATCATAAAGTGCCATGGCTCAAAAATGATGTTCTCTAA